The following proteins are encoded in a genomic region of Paenibacillus sp. FSL R7-0273:
- the rpsG gene encoding 30S ribosomal protein S7 has protein sequence MPRKGPVTKRDVLPDPLYNSKLVTRLINRIMLGGKRGVAQSILYNSFKLIQERTGKEPMEVFEAAIKNIMPVLEVKARRVGGANYQVPIEVKPERRTALGLRWLVNYSRNRGEKTMEERLAAEIIDASNNTGASVKKREDTHKMAEANKAFAHYRW, from the coding sequence ATGCCACGCAAAGGTCCAGTTACTAAGAGAGATGTATTGCCAGATCCATTGTATAATAGCAAGTTGGTTACTCGTTTGATCAACCGCATTATGCTGGGTGGTAAAAGAGGTGTCGCTCAAAGCATTCTGTACAATTCGTTTAAATTGATCCAAGAACGTACTGGTAAAGAACCGATGGAAGTTTTCGAAGCTGCCATCAAGAATATCATGCCAGTTCTGGAAGTTAAGGCTCGCCGTGTCGGCGGTGCTAACTACCAGGTACCTATCGAGGTTAAACCTGAGAGACGTACTGCTCTGGGATTACGTTGGCTCGTAAACTACTCACGCAACCGCGGTGAGAAGACTATGGAAGAGCGTTTGGCGGCTGAGATTATCGATGCTTCCAACAACACAGGCGCTTCTGTTAAGAAACGCGAAGATACACACAAA
- the rpsL gene encoding 30S ribosomal protein S12: protein MPTINQLVRKGRQAKIEKSKSPALQKGFNALKRESTNLSAPQKRGVCTRVGTMTPRKPNSALRKYARVRLTNRLEVTAYIPGIGHNLQEHSVVLLRGGKVKDLAGVRYHIVRGALDTAGVANRMQARSKYGAKRPKVKK from the coding sequence ATGCCAACTATCAATCAACTGGTTCGTAAGGGCCGTCAAGCCAAAATCGAGAAATCGAAGTCTCCCGCTCTTCAAAAAGGGTTCAACGCCCTCAAGCGTGAGAGTACAAATTTGAGCGCTCCGCAGAAACGCGGTGTCTGCACTCGTGTAGGTACAATGACACCACGTAAACCAAACTCCGCACTTCGTAAGTATGCCCGTGTTCGTTTGACGAACCGTCTTGAGGTGACTGCTTACATTCCGGGTATCGGACACAACCTTCAAGAGCACAGCGTAGTATTGCTGCGCGGAGGTAAAGTTAAGGACCTTGCGGGAGTTCGTTATCACATCGTTCGCGGCGCTCTGGATACAGCAGGCGTAGCTAATCGTATGCAGGCTCGCTCCAAGTATGGTGCGAAACGTCCTAAGGTTAAGAAATAA
- a CDS encoding ribosomal L7Ae/L30e/S12e/Gadd45 family protein — protein MTDDRGLQDAQVKIGTKQTVKAVELGQAAEVYVAEDGDQRITSRIIMLCNKQGVKITYVDTMLNLGKACGIEVGAAMAAVLKQ, from the coding sequence ATGACTGATGACAGAGGATTACAAGATGCTCAGGTCAAGATCGGTACCAAACAAACCGTCAAAGCGGTGGAATTGGGCCAGGCCGCAGAAGTCTATGTGGCAGAGGACGGAGATCAACGGATTACTTCCAGAATTATTATGCTTTGCAACAAACAAGGTGTTAAGATCACTTATGTAGATACAATGCTGAATTTGGGCAAGGCCTGTGGTATCGAAGTTGGTGCTGCTATGGCAGCCGTCTTAAAACAATAG